A DNA window from Providencia huaxiensis contains the following coding sequences:
- a CDS encoding putative quinol monooxygenase produces the protein MLKVIAEDFIKTEAIEIVMPLYRELVAATKQEPLCISYDLYVDQKDPGHFIFIEEWPNQEALDIHCASEHFQRLVPLINSYKRSDPIIKLMNGAFE, from the coding sequence ATGTTAAAAGTCATTGCGGAAGATTTTATTAAAACTGAGGCGATTGAAATAGTTATGCCACTATATCGTGAATTAGTCGCTGCAACCAAACAAGAACCATTGTGTATCAGTTACGACCTTTACGTTGACCAAAAAGATCCGGGGCACTTTATTTTTATCGAGGAGTGGCCGAATCAAGAAGCGCTAGATATTCACTGTGCCAGCGAACATTTTCAGCGCCTTGTTCCGCTCATAAATAGCTATAAGCGGTCGGACCCTATTATCAAACTGATGAATGGTGCGTTTGAATAA
- a CDS encoding dimethyl sulfoxide reductase anchor subunit family protein: MDIKHMELPLVFFTVMSQWGVGAVLALTIYQMKASQEYLLSGYVLRRAVLLIWLIEVVGSTMSMGHLGVPLEAYRSVLGLGHSWLSREAVTFVLLNGIVTLWALSCWLQPTVNTRNTILGWLSGVGGLAAILVTAQVYYQMVAHPLWHTPATQIAFLGSAIVLGFSLVALFVISQGKPLPSTIKVGVLIGVALVLIAQVIRLQLPASQGGSYFLWWQVVMSMLLPCIMVMKAYKERPSVVLIVLIMLAMFSGELAGRALFYGAVMIQAPWF; this comes from the coding sequence ATGGATATTAAACATATGGAGCTCCCTCTGGTATTTTTCACGGTAATGAGCCAATGGGGAGTCGGTGCTGTTCTCGCATTAACCATTTACCAAATGAAAGCCAGTCAAGAATACCTATTATCAGGTTATGTATTACGTCGTGCAGTGTTATTGATATGGCTGATTGAAGTTGTCGGGTCAACGATGTCAATGGGGCACTTGGGTGTGCCTCTCGAAGCCTATCGATCCGTTCTGGGGCTAGGCCATTCATGGCTAAGTCGCGAGGCAGTGACATTTGTACTATTAAATGGAATTGTTACGTTGTGGGCGCTATCTTGCTGGTTACAACCCACGGTAAACACACGCAATACGATTTTAGGTTGGCTAAGTGGGGTCGGTGGGTTAGCCGCTATACTTGTCACCGCACAAGTCTATTACCAGATGGTCGCTCACCCATTATGGCATACACCAGCAACACAAATTGCGTTTCTAGGTAGTGCAATTGTCCTTGGTTTTAGTCTAGTGGCCTTATTTGTTATCAGTCAAGGCAAACCATTACCATCGACAATTAAAGTAGGTGTGCTGATAGGTGTTGCATTGGTATTAATCGCGCAGGTTATTCGCTTACAGTTACCCGCAAGCCAAGGTGGAAGTTATTTTCTGTGGTGGCAAGTTGTGATGAGTATGCTATTGCCATGTATTATGGTGATGAAAGCATATAAGGAGCGACCATCCGTAGTCTTAATTGTATTGATAATGTTGGCGATGTTTAGCGGAGAGTTAGCCGGCCGAGCCTTGTTTTATGGAGCGGTTATGATCCAAGCTCCTTGGTTCTAA
- the fabD gene encoding ACP S-malonyltransferase produces MTQFAMVFPGQGSQSLGMLAALAEENQLVEQTFAEASEALGYDLWALVQNGPEEELNKTWQTQPALLAASVAIFRVWKEKNGVMPTIMAGHSLGEYSALVCAGVIDFKQAIKLVELRGKLMQEAVPEGTGAMYAIIGLDNESIEKACQEASQGQVVSPVNFNSPGQVVIAGEKAAVERAGVACKEAGAKRALPLSVSVPSHCALMKPAADKLAEALEKIDFCEPGYPVINNVDVKIEKSAQNIRDALVRQLYNPVRWTETVELMADQGVEHLIEVGPGKVLTGLTKRIVSKLTAVAVNDPVSLSTALENS; encoded by the coding sequence ATGACACAATTTGCTATGGTATTTCCCGGGCAGGGTTCTCAGTCTTTAGGTATGTTAGCGGCACTGGCTGAAGAAAATCAGTTGGTTGAGCAAACATTCGCTGAAGCATCGGAAGCATTGGGTTACGATCTCTGGGCGTTAGTACAAAATGGGCCAGAAGAAGAATTAAATAAAACATGGCAAACACAGCCTGCTTTATTAGCAGCGTCTGTGGCGATTTTCCGTGTTTGGAAAGAAAAAAATGGCGTAATGCCTACAATCATGGCAGGCCACAGCCTTGGGGAGTATTCAGCTTTAGTTTGTGCCGGTGTTATCGACTTTAAACAAGCGATTAAATTGGTCGAATTGCGCGGGAAACTCATGCAAGAAGCGGTTCCTGAAGGCACTGGTGCAATGTATGCCATCATTGGTTTAGATAACGAATCAATTGAAAAAGCCTGCCAAGAAGCCTCTCAAGGTCAAGTGGTTTCACCGGTTAATTTTAATTCACCGGGCCAAGTTGTGATTGCGGGTGAAAAAGCGGCCGTTGAACGTGCGGGTGTCGCATGTAAAGAAGCGGGTGCAAAACGTGCATTGCCATTATCCGTTAGCGTACCTTCACATTGTGCATTAATGAAGCCAGCTGCTGATAAATTAGCCGAAGCGTTAGAAAAAATTGATTTTTGTGAGCCAGGCTATCCAGTTATTAACAATGTTGATGTTAAAATTGAGAAATCGGCACAAAATATTCGTGATGCTTTAGTCCGTCAACTGTATAATCCAGTACGCTGGACGGAAACAGTAGAATTGATGGCAGATCAAGGTGTTGAACATCTAATTGAAGTAGGCCCAGGGAAAGTATTGACTGGTCTTACCAAGCGAATTGTCTCTAAATTAACTGCCGTTGCAGTCAATGATCCTGTATCATTAAGCACTGCTTTAGAAAATAGCTGA
- a CDS encoding beta-ketoacyl-ACP synthase III, translated as MYSKILGTGSYLPAQVRTNADLEKMVDTSDEWIVTRTGIHERRIANEDESVSVMGFHAAKNALSMAQVDATDIGLIIVATTSATHAFPSAACQIQQMLGIQDCAAFDVAAACAGFTYAISIADQFVKTGMTKKALVIGADALSKTLDPADRGTIILFGDAAGAVVIGESEEPGIISTHLHADGRYGDLLTLPNRSRCSEDPAYLTMTGNEVFKVAVRELAHIVDETLAQSGIAKEELDWLVPHQANLRIISATAKKLDMTMDKVVVTLDRHGNTSAASVPTALDEAVRDGRIQRGQLVLLEAFGGGFTWGSALVRF; from the coding sequence ATGTACAGTAAAATCTTAGGAACCGGCAGCTACTTACCAGCACAAGTACGTACCAATGCTGATCTGGAAAAAATGGTTGATACTTCTGATGAATGGATTGTGACACGCACTGGCATACATGAAAGACGAATTGCCAACGAAGACGAAAGTGTCTCAGTGATGGGGTTTCATGCGGCGAAGAATGCTTTAAGCATGGCGCAAGTTGATGCAACTGACATTGGCTTGATTATCGTTGCAACCACATCAGCAACTCACGCTTTTCCTAGTGCAGCTTGCCAAATCCAACAAATGCTTGGCATTCAAGATTGTGCCGCATTTGATGTTGCAGCCGCATGTGCAGGTTTTACCTATGCAATTAGTATTGCTGATCAATTCGTCAAAACGGGTATGACCAAAAAAGCATTAGTGATTGGTGCCGATGCATTATCTAAAACATTAGACCCAGCAGACCGTGGCACGATTATTTTATTTGGTGATGCGGCAGGGGCTGTTGTTATTGGTGAATCTGAAGAACCGGGTATTATTTCGACACATTTACATGCCGATGGCCGTTATGGGGATTTACTCACATTACCTAACCGTAGCCGTTGTTCTGAAGACCCTGCATATTTAACCATGACAGGTAACGAGGTCTTTAAGGTTGCAGTGCGCGAATTAGCTCATATTGTTGATGAGACATTAGCACAGAGCGGCATTGCGAAAGAAGAACTTGATTGGCTAGTCCCACATCAAGCAAATTTAAGAATTATTTCTGCGACGGCAAAAAAATTAGATATGACAATGGATAAAGTCGTTGTCACATTAGACCGTCACGGTAATACTTCTGCAGCATCAGTTCCTACAGCGTTGGATGAAGCGGTGCGCGATGGCCGTATTCAGCGTGGTCAACTTGTGCTTTTAGAAGCCTTCGGTGGTGGTTTCACTTGGGGCTCTGCATTGGTTCGTTTTTAA
- the rne gene encoding ribonuclease E — MKRMLINATQQEELRVALVDGQRLYDLDIESPGHEQKKANIYKGKITRIEPSLEAAFVDYGAERHGFLPIKEIAREYFPSNYHSQGRPNIKDVLKEGQEVIVQVDKEERGNKGAALTTFISLAGSYLVLMPNNPRAGGISRRIEGEDRTELKEALSSLEIPDGMGLIVRTAGVGKSAESLQQDLLYRLRHWEAIQKAAENRPAPFLIHQESNVIVRAFRDYLRPDIGEILIDNPKVVEMARNHIEAIGRGDFASKIKHYSGDVPLFSHYQIESQIESAFQREVRLPSGGALVIDTTEALTAIDINSSRSTRGGDIEETAFNTNLEAADEIARQLRLRDLGGLIVIDFIDMTPVRHQREVENRLREAVRQDRARIQIARISRFGLLEMSRQRLSPSLGESSHHVCPRCTGTGTIRDNESLSLSVLRLIEEEALKENTHEVHAIVPVQIASYLLNEKRKAVSDIEQRQSHVRVVVVPNDQMQTPHFHVIRIRKGEEVNTLSYNLAQYHETETLTQSDETAAERKVPEQPAISAFALQEPVDASTTVKLKEASTKAPVKPATAEPAKPGLFSKIAAFFKNLFGEEEKVVEKPAPKNRHNNDRRRNNDRRNNNRRNNNRRDRDDNETRDNRDNRDNRDNRDNRNNRNASSDDANNRNKGRNNKNTSQQDEQTTETNNRDNQQQRREQRTERRRRQDEKRQQQVAKTQQDSQQNNVEDAVEKEEEQRPVAPRRQRRQLEQKIRVTDNEQVIAPVETTPEIAPAPITALPAPIAPVSQTEGEVQAEERQSAVAQTDDEEKQDTIIPRRSRRSPRHLRVSGQRRRRYRDERHLTKSPMPLVAAVASPELASGKVFIHYPIAQSQQESMAIITNEEMLEQQSVNEASVTETANVTASQSHVTVAPVVAEDVKLESQDTTVETSLVNEPTAVEHIVEPAPVIVEEKTGVSQEVETVEAVKETVAIVADVIEPQVEIAQTEVAESVTIADEQTAPVIVNEKVNDVVEEVQHAEVAVTTSVEVARIEEVIEPVAAVEPAAVASSPAVSLHKRHAYSPMTKAPAPTTAAAPFEITEYQREASTFEGKGGAGGHVASNVATSAMAKPSSH; from the coding sequence ATGAAAAGAATGCTAATAAACGCAACTCAACAGGAAGAGTTGCGTGTTGCCCTTGTTGACGGGCAACGCCTCTATGATTTGGATATTGAAAGTCCCGGTCATGAGCAAAAAAAGGCCAATATCTACAAAGGTAAAATCACCCGTATTGAACCTAGTCTTGAAGCTGCTTTTGTTGATTACGGCGCTGAAAGACACGGTTTCCTTCCTATCAAAGAAATCGCTCGTGAATACTTCCCAAGTAACTATCACTCTCAAGGCCGTCCTAACATTAAAGATGTGTTAAAAGAAGGCCAAGAAGTTATTGTTCAAGTGGATAAAGAAGAGCGTGGTAATAAAGGTGCAGCGTTAACAACCTTCATTAGCTTGGCAGGAAGTTACCTCGTTTTAATGCCTAATAACCCGCGTGCGGGTGGTATTTCACGCCGTATCGAAGGGGAAGACCGAACGGAATTAAAAGAAGCGCTGTCTTCTTTAGAAATCCCTGATGGCATGGGGTTAATCGTTCGCACCGCAGGTGTAGGTAAATCGGCAGAATCACTGCAACAAGATTTACTCTACCGTTTACGTCATTGGGAAGCTATTCAAAAAGCGGCTGAAAATCGCCCTGCACCGTTCCTAATTCACCAAGAAAGTAACGTTATTGTTCGTGCATTCCGCGATTACCTACGTCCAGATATTGGTGAGATCCTGATCGACAACCCGAAAGTTGTCGAAATGGCTCGTAACCATATCGAAGCTATTGGTCGTGGTGATTTTGCAAGTAAAATCAAACACTACAGTGGTGATGTTCCACTCTTTAGTCACTACCAAATTGAATCGCAAATCGAATCTGCGTTCCAACGTGAAGTTCGCTTACCGTCTGGCGGTGCATTAGTCATTGATACCACGGAAGCGTTGACTGCTATCGATATCAACTCTTCACGCTCAACACGTGGTGGTGATATCGAAGAAACGGCGTTCAATACTAACTTAGAAGCAGCCGATGAAATTGCTCGTCAATTACGTCTACGTGACTTAGGTGGTTTGATTGTTATCGACTTTATCGATATGACGCCAGTTAGGCATCAACGTGAAGTTGAAAACCGCTTACGTGAAGCTGTGCGCCAAGACCGTGCTCGTATTCAAATTGCCCGTATCTCTCGTTTTGGTTTATTGGAGATGTCACGTCAACGCTTGAGCCCTTCTTTAGGTGAATCAAGCCACCACGTATGCCCTCGCTGTACAGGAACGGGAACCATTCGTGACAACGAATCACTTTCTCTGTCTGTTCTTCGCCTTATTGAAGAAGAAGCGCTGAAAGAAAATACCCATGAGGTACATGCGATTGTTCCCGTACAAATTGCATCTTACCTATTGAATGAAAAACGCAAAGCGGTCAGTGATATCGAACAACGCCAAAGCCATGTTCGTGTTGTAGTTGTTCCTAATGACCAAATGCAAACTCCTCACTTCCACGTGATCCGTATCCGTAAAGGTGAAGAGGTAAATACTCTAAGCTATAACTTAGCTCAATATCACGAGACAGAAACTTTAACGCAAAGTGATGAAACTGCTGCTGAGCGTAAAGTACCTGAGCAACCTGCAATTTCTGCTTTTGCACTGCAAGAGCCTGTTGATGCATCTACAACTGTTAAGTTAAAAGAAGCCTCTACAAAAGCGCCGGTTAAACCAGCAACAGCAGAACCAGCAAAACCAGGTTTATTTAGCAAAATTGCTGCTTTCTTCAAGAACCTATTCGGTGAAGAAGAAAAAGTGGTAGAGAAGCCTGCACCAAAAAATCGTCATAATAATGATCGTCGTCGGAACAATGATCGTCGCAATAATAATCGCCGTAATAATAATCGTCGTGACCGCGATGATAATGAAACACGCGACAATCGTGACAATCGTGACAATCGTGATAACCGCGACAATCGCAATAACCGCAATGCCTCATCGGATGATGCGAATAATCGTAATAAAGGCCGTAATAATAAGAATACGAGCCAACAAGACGAACAAACAACTGAGACTAACAATCGTGACAACCAGCAGCAACGTCGCGAGCAACGGACTGAGCGTCGCCGTCGCCAAGATGAAAAACGTCAACAGCAGGTGGCTAAAACCCAGCAAGATTCTCAGCAAAATAATGTTGAAGATGCAGTGGAAAAGGAAGAAGAACAACGTCCTGTTGCTCCTCGTCGTCAACGTCGTCAATTAGAGCAAAAAATTCGTGTTACTGATAACGAGCAGGTTATTGCTCCAGTTGAAACGACACCTGAAATAGCGCCTGCGCCAATTACTGCATTGCCTGCACCAATTGCCCCAGTGAGCCAAACTGAAGGTGAAGTACAAGCAGAAGAGCGTCAAAGCGCTGTGGCACAAACTGATGACGAAGAAAAGCAAGACACCATCATTCCACGTCGTTCACGTCGTTCACCACGTCATTTACGTGTCAGTGGGCAACGTCGTCGTCGCTACCGTGATGAACGTCATTTAACAAAATCACCAATGCCATTAGTTGCTGCAGTTGCCTCACCTGAGCTCGCATCTGGCAAAGTATTTATTCATTACCCGATTGCCCAGTCTCAACAAGAGAGCATGGCAATCATCACTAATGAAGAAATGCTTGAACAACAAAGTGTTAATGAAGCTTCTGTAACTGAAACTGCAAATGTTACCGCGTCACAAAGTCATGTGACTGTTGCCCCTGTCGTCGCTGAAGACGTTAAACTCGAGTCTCAGGACACGACTGTAGAAACTTCTTTAGTTAACGAACCAACCGCTGTCGAGCACATTGTTGAACCAGCTCCAGTTATTGTCGAAGAGAAAACTGGTGTTTCGCAAGAAGTTGAAACCGTCGAAGCTGTAAAAGAAACTGTAGCAATAGTGGCTGACGTTATTGAGCCACAGGTTGAAATAGCTCAAACAGAAGTGGCTGAAAGCGTTACTATCGCGGACGAACAAACGGCGCCCGTTATTGTTAATGAAAAGGTCAATGACGTGGTTGAAGAAGTACAGCATGCTGAAGTTGCTGTCACTACATCAGTTGAGGTTGCCCGTATCGAGGAAGTTATCGAACCTGTTGCAGCGGTTGAGCCTGCTGCGGTAGCAAGCAGCCCAGCGGTCAGCTTACACAAACGCCATGCTTATTCTCCAATGACAAAAGCGCCAGCACCTACAACTGCCGCTGCACCATTTGAGATAACAGAGTATCAGCGTGAAGCCTCTACCTTTGAAGGTAAAGGTGGCGCAGGTGGCCATGTTGCTTCAAACGTCGCAACCTCTGCAATGGCAAAACCATCTAGTCACTAA
- the plsX gene encoding phosphate acyltransferase PlsX — protein sequence MANLTIALDAMGGDVGPRVTVPAALQALASNPALKLLLVGQPEAIQPLLAHQSAEQISRVEIIPADGIIANDAKPSNAIRQSKGTSMRVALELVKTGQAQACVSAGNTGALMGLAKLMLKSIEGIERPALMTILPNQQKSQTVVLDLGANVNCSSDMLVQFAVMGSVMAEEVVNISKPRVALLNIGEEESKGLDNIREAASVLKETTSINYIGYVEGNELLTGKTDVLVCDGFAGNVSLKTMEGVIRVILSLIKSTGDQHKKSSWFMQLAKKWLKKRLMKRFGDMNPDQYNGATLLGLKGIVIKSHGAANEGAFKAAIDRAVQAVEKQVPERITARLNIVLPRSDQ from the coding sequence TTGGCTAATCTAACCATTGCGTTAGATGCTATGGGCGGGGATGTTGGTCCCCGCGTCACGGTGCCTGCTGCATTGCAGGCACTGGCATCTAATCCAGCACTCAAATTACTGCTTGTCGGTCAACCCGAAGCCATTCAACCTTTGCTTGCACATCAAAGTGCTGAGCAAATTTCGCGTGTCGAAATTATTCCTGCAGACGGCATTATCGCAAACGATGCAAAACCATCAAACGCGATAAGGCAAAGTAAAGGAACATCGATGCGAGTGGCCTTAGAGTTAGTGAAGACAGGGCAGGCACAAGCGTGCGTGAGTGCAGGGAATACGGGTGCGCTGATGGGCTTAGCGAAATTAATGCTAAAGTCTATAGAGGGGATTGAGCGCCCAGCGCTAATGACAATCTTACCTAATCAGCAAAAAAGCCAAACAGTAGTGCTAGATTTAGGCGCTAATGTTAACTGTAGTAGTGATATGCTCGTCCAATTTGCCGTAATGGGTTCCGTGATGGCTGAGGAAGTGGTTAACATTTCTAAACCGAGAGTTGCGTTACTGAATATTGGCGAAGAAGAGAGTAAAGGGTTGGATAATATCCGCGAAGCCGCCTCAGTATTAAAAGAAACGACATCAATTAACTACATTGGTTATGTAGAAGGTAACGAGTTACTGACAGGTAAAACCGATGTGTTAGTGTGTGACGGCTTCGCAGGTAATGTCTCATTGAAGACGATGGAAGGCGTAATACGCGTCATTCTTTCATTGATAAAATCGACCGGTGATCAACATAAAAAAAGCAGTTGGTTTATGCAACTAGCGAAAAAATGGTTAAAAAAACGTTTAATGAAACGTTTTGGGGACATGAACCCCGACCAGTATAACGGTGCGACTCTGTTAGGATTAAAAGGTATTGTCATCAAGAGTCACGGTGCAGCGAATGAAGGCGCTTTTAAAGCGGCTATTGACCGCGCAGTACAAGCTGTTGAAAAACAAGTCCCAGAAAGAATAACAGCGCGACTAAATATTGTTTTGCCCAGGAGTGATCAATAA
- a CDS encoding 4Fe-4S dicluster domain-containing protein yields the protein MIKQYGFLINTKDCYGCRTCSMACKSENVTPPGVLWRRVREFNDDSPNTQAFITMSCNHCDDPQCLKVCPADTYTKRADGIVVQDHEKCIGCQMCIMACPYHAPVFDPAEGKTSKCNMCAERLDEGLLPRCVESCPTGAIEFGDISELRKKHTTNCAVLERRYNMPDHTISHPNIVIIGMED from the coding sequence ATGATTAAACAATATGGTTTTTTAATTAATACAAAAGATTGTTATGGTTGCCGCACTTGTTCAATGGCCTGCAAATCTGAAAATGTCACTCCACCGGGAGTGTTGTGGCGCCGAGTTCGCGAATTTAATGATGACTCACCGAATACCCAAGCATTCATTACGATGTCTTGTAATCATTGTGATGACCCACAATGTTTAAAAGTTTGCCCTGCAGACACCTATACCAAACGGGCAGATGGCATCGTCGTTCAAGACCATGAAAAATGTATTGGTTGCCAGATGTGTATCATGGCTTGCCCATATCATGCCCCTGTCTTTGACCCAGCAGAAGGAAAAACCAGTAAGTGTAATATGTGCGCAGAGCGGTTAGATGAAGGCCTACTGCCAAGGTGTGTGGAGTCTTGTCCGACAGGCGCGATTGAGTTTGGTGATATTTCTGAACTACGTAAAAAGCATACGACAAACTGTGCGGTGCTGGAGCGACGTTATAACATGCCCGATCACACAATTAGTCATCCAAATATTGTGATTATTGGGATGGAGGACTGA
- a CDS encoding Maf family protein, whose protein sequence is MKSIILASTSTYRQALLKKLGLPFLAAAPNIDESPILNESAQALVMRLSHAKASALSAQYPQHLVIGSDQVCVIDNKIIGKPHNFDNAFQQLQSASGNKVTFYTGLCLLDTETGKFNVECELFHVHFRQLSDEEITNYLLKDEPYQCAGSFKSEGLGISLFERLEGRDPNTLVGLPLILLLEMLRQHQVNPLLSL, encoded by the coding sequence ATGAAATCGATTATTTTGGCGTCAACTTCGACATACCGACAAGCCCTATTAAAAAAGTTGGGATTACCTTTTTTAGCAGCGGCACCCAATATTGATGAGTCCCCTATATTAAATGAGTCAGCTCAAGCTTTAGTCATGCGTTTATCTCATGCAAAGGCTAGCGCACTCTCTGCTCAATACCCTCAGCATCTGGTAATTGGTTCTGATCAAGTTTGTGTTATTGATAATAAAATTATAGGAAAACCACATAATTTTGATAATGCGTTTCAACAACTTCAATCTGCGTCAGGGAATAAGGTTACTTTTTATACTGGCTTATGTTTGCTTGATACTGAAACAGGTAAGTTTAATGTTGAGTGTGAACTATTTCATGTTCATTTCAGGCAACTATCTGATGAGGAAATCACTAATTACTTACTCAAAGATGAGCCTTATCAATGTGCTGGAAGTTTTAAATCAGAGGGGTTAGGGATCAGTTTATTTGAACGTTTAGAAGGACGTGACCCTAATACATTAGTTGGGCTTCCACTTATCTTATTACTCGAGATGTTACGTCAACACCAAGTCAACCCATTACTTAGTCTCTAA
- the rpmF gene encoding 50S ribosomal protein L32, whose translation MAVQQNKPTRSKRGMRRSHDALTATLVSVDKTSGETHLRHHVTADGYYRGRKVINK comes from the coding sequence ATGGCCGTACAACAGAATAAACCAACTCGTTCAAAACGCGGTATGCGTCGTTCACATGATGCACTGACTGCAACCCTAGTTTCTGTAGATAAAACTTCCGGTGAAACTCACCTGCGTCACCATGTGACTGCAGATGGTTACTACCGTGGCCGTAAGGTTATCAACAAGTAG
- the rluC gene encoding 23S rRNA pseudouridine(955/2504/2580) synthase RluC — translation MNTQNQVQFIDISDDEAGQRIDNFLLTKLKGVPKSMIYRIIRKGEVRVNKGRIKPEYKLAEGDQVRVPPVRVAERETAPVSAKLDKVAALANCILFEDDVLLVLNKPSGTAVHGGSGLSFGVIEGLRALRPEARFLELVHRLDRDTSGILLVAKKRSALRALHEQLRLKQMQKDYLALVRGNWQSHMKVVQAPLLKNILQSGERVVKVSSEGKPSETRFKVEERFDNATLVKASPVTGRTHQIRVHTLYAGHPIAFDDRYGDKQFDSQLTGTGLNRLFLHASALKFTHPKTGEEMRLHAPLDSQLNHCLKILRSRKAEK, via the coding sequence ATGAATACACAAAATCAAGTTCAATTTATTGACATCAGCGATGACGAAGCTGGGCAACGTATCGATAACTTTTTGCTCACTAAACTAAAGGGTGTCCCAAAAAGTATGATTTATCGCATTATCCGCAAAGGGGAAGTGCGTGTTAACAAGGGGCGGATAAAGCCTGAATATAAATTGGCAGAAGGGGACCAAGTCCGCGTTCCACCTGTTCGGGTTGCTGAGCGTGAAACAGCCCCGGTTTCTGCCAAGCTGGATAAGGTCGCAGCATTAGCGAATTGCATTTTATTTGAAGATGACGTTCTCTTAGTGCTGAATAAACCGTCTGGTACAGCCGTTCATGGGGGAAGCGGTTTAAGCTTTGGTGTTATCGAAGGCTTAAGAGCATTACGCCCAGAAGCGCGTTTTCTTGAATTGGTTCATCGTCTTGATAGAGACACCTCAGGCATTTTGTTGGTGGCTAAAAAACGCTCAGCACTTCGGGCGCTACATGAACAATTACGTCTGAAACAAATGCAAAAAGATTATTTAGCATTGGTAAGAGGCAACTGGCAGTCACATATGAAAGTTGTCCAAGCGCCTTTACTCAAAAATATTCTACAAAGTGGTGAGCGCGTTGTAAAAGTGAGTAGCGAAGGAAAACCATCAGAGACGCGCTTTAAAGTGGAAGAACGATTTGATAATGCAACCTTAGTAAAAGCGAGCCCCGTCACAGGACGTACCCATCAAATTCGCGTACATACCCTTTATGCAGGGCATCCAATTGCGTTTGATGACCGTTACGGTGACAAACAATTTGATAGCCAACTGACAGGAACAGGTTTGAATCGTTTATTTTTGCATGCGAGCGCACTGAAATTTACGCATCCTAAAACGGGTGAAGAGATGCGGTTGCACGCTCCATTAGATAGCCAGTTGAATCACTGCCTAAAAATACTGCGTAGCCGTAAAGCAGAAAAGTAA
- the yceD gene encoding 23S rRNA accumulation protein YceD has translation MQKVKLPLTIDAQRAAQKNLDYVGSYTSEQVTRIAESVVSVDSDVETELSFNIDKQRLTVIEGKSDVDLTLQCQRCGKNFKHHAYVSYCFSPVVNDEKAEALPELYEPIQIDEFGEIDLLGMIEDEIILSLPVVPVHDSEHCEVSVADMVYGELPPEAEKPNPFAVLASLKKST, from the coding sequence ATGCAAAAGGTAAAATTACCCCTGACTATCGATGCGCAGCGTGCAGCTCAGAAAAACCTCGACTATGTTGGGAGTTATACATCTGAGCAAGTTACACGAATTGCCGAATCAGTAGTCAGTGTAGACAGTGATGTAGAAACCGAATTATCATTTAATATTGATAAACAACGACTCACGGTTATCGAAGGGAAATCCGATGTGGATCTCACCCTCCAATGCCAACGTTGCGGGAAAAATTTCAAGCATCATGCCTACGTATCGTATTGTTTTAGTCCTGTCGTCAATGACGAAAAGGCCGAAGCATTACCGGAGCTCTACGAACCGATTCAAATTGATGAATTTGGTGAAATAGATTTGCTGGGAATGATAGAAGATGAAATAATTCTATCCTTACCAGTGGTTCCGGTTCATGATTCTGAACACTGTGAAGTGTCCGTAGCGGACATGGTGTATGGTGAACTGCCTCCTGAGGCAGAAAAACCAAACCCATTTGCCGTATTAGCCAGTTTAAAGAAAAGTACTTAA